The proteins below are encoded in one region of Nilaparvata lugens isolate BPH chromosome X, ASM1435652v1, whole genome shotgun sequence:
- the LOC120354766 gene encoding cyclin-dependent kinase 9-like isoform X2 has protein sequence MEVVECLEKYQKLELIHYGKFASVCFGKLKNRPHPATVAIKQNFRFGFAEIRAYKDLKNCDKILKVFDICDNYKTIVLELCMSSLYELLGCQSLCLPQQKNVIRQFLNALEAIHSKNFVHRDVKSANLLMTFDGVLKIADLEGMLENNVNMANFKAGTPGFTPPEVLISTSTLAVNISMDLWSAGITLFEILTNVSKDLIDHVKMSEIRSITNVFGCVAGPYLSSLPGYEEYYEWAKFYEERNLADTLRLLMAENTQAEMDIIEKLLKVEPSERASVSQLLESDFFSVEPLPSADLTEAIEGFMRNQNIERPPPHDDTPSNDDTFLDWKNIALPD, from the exons ATGGAGGTGGTGGAGTGCTTGGAAAAGTATCAAAAACTGGAACTGATTCACTACGGGAAGTTTGCTTCTGTTTGTTTTGGAAAGTTGAAAAACAGACCCCATCCTGCGACAGTTGCGATTAAACAAAATTTCAGATTCGGTTTTGCCGAAATCAGAGCCTACAAAGATTTGAAAAACTGTGACAAAATTCTAAAAGTCTTCGATATATGCGATAATTACAAAACAATCGTATTGGAGCTATGCATGAGTAGCTTGTATGAATTACTTGGATGTCAATCGCTCTGCTTGCCACAACAGAAAAACGTTATACGTCAATTTTTGAATGCCTTAGAAGCTATCCATTCAAAAAATTTTGTGCACAGAGATGTTAAATCGGCAAATCTCCTGATGACTTTCGACGGAGTATTGAAAATTGCTGACCTGGAAGGGATGCTTGAAAATAACGTCAACATGGCAAATTTCAAAGCTGGTACCCCTGGATTCACCCCACCTGAAGTTCTTATAAGTACCTCAACTTTGGCTGTGAACATCAGTATGGATTTGTGGTCGGCTGGCATAACTCTGTTTGAAATATTGACAAACGTCAGTAAAGACCTTATTGACCATGTCAAAATGTCTGAAATAAGATCTATTACTAATGTTTTCGGATGTGTTGCTGGACCATATCTGTCCAGTTTACCTGGTTACGAAGAATACTATGAATGGGCCAAATTTTACGAGGAAAGAAATCTTGCAGACACACTGAGATTACTGATGGCAGAGAACACTCAAGCCGAAATGGATATAATTGAGAAACTTTTGAAAGTGGAGCCGTCTGAGAGAGCTTCAGTCAGTCAACTGCTCGAatctgattttttttctgttgagCCCCTTCCGTCTGCAGACTTGACAGAGGCCATTGAAGGCTTCATgcgaaatcaaaatattgaaagacCAC CACCACACGACGATACACCATCAAACGACGATACATTCCTCgattggaaaaatattgcaCTTCCAGATTAA
- the LOC120354766 gene encoding cyclin-dependent kinase 9-like isoform X1 has protein sequence MSSMEVVECLEKYQKLELIHYGKFASVCFGKLKNRPHPATVAIKQNFRFGFAEIRAYKDLKNCDKILKVFDICDNYKTIVLELCMSSLYELLGCQSLCLPQQKNVIRQFLNALEAIHSKNFVHRDVKSANLLMTFDGVLKIADLEGMLENNVNMANFKAGTPGFTPPEVLISTSTLAVNISMDLWSAGITLFEILTNVSKDLIDHVKMSEIRSITNVFGCVAGPYLSSLPGYEEYYEWAKFYEERNLADTLRLLMAENTQAEMDIIEKLLKVEPSERASVSQLLESDFFSVEPLPSADLTEAIEGFMRNQNIERPPQHDEPEIDWENIVLPDEDPLSPPHDDTPSNDDTFLDWKNIALPD, from the exons ATGTCATCAATGGAGGTGGTGGAGTGCTTGGAAAAGTATCAAAAACTGGAACTGATTCACTACGGGAAGTTTGCTTCTGTTTGTTTTGGAAAGTTGAAAAACAGACCCCATCCTGCGACAGTTGCGATTAAACAAAATTTCAGATTCGGTTTTGCCGAAATCAGAGCCTACAAAGATTTGAAAAACTGTGACAAAATTCTAAAAGTCTTCGATATATGCGATAATTACAAAACAATCGTATTGGAGCTATGCATGAGTAGCTTGTATGAATTACTTGGATGTCAATCGCTCTGCTTGCCACAACAGAAAAACGTTATACGTCAATTTTTGAATGCCTTAGAAGCTATCCATTCAAAAAATTTTGTGCACAGAGATGTTAAATCGGCAAATCTCCTGATGACTTTCGACGGAGTATTGAAAATTGCTGACCTGGAAGGGATGCTTGAAAATAACGTCAACATGGCAAATTTCAAAGCTGGTACCCCTGGATTCACCCCACCTGAAGTTCTTATAAGTACCTCAACTTTGGCTGTGAACATCAGTATGGATTTGTGGTCGGCTGGCATAACTCTGTTTGAAATATTGACAAACGTCAGTAAAGACCTTATTGACCATGTCAAAATGTCTGAAATAAGATCTATTACTAATGTTTTCGGATGTGTTGCTGGACCATATCTGTCCAGTTTACCTGGTTACGAAGAATACTATGAATGGGCCAAATTTTACGAGGAAAGAAATCTTGCAGACACACTGAGATTACTGATGGCAGAGAACACTCAAGCCGAAATGGATATAATTGAGAAACTTTTGAAAGTGGAGCCGTCTGAGAGAGCTTCAGTCAGTCAACTGCTCGAatctgattttttttctgttgagCCCCTTCCGTCTGCAGACTTGACAGAGGCCATTGAAGGCTTCATgcgaaatcaaaatattgaaagacCAC caCAACACGACGAACCTGAAATAGACTGGGAGAATATTGTACTTCCAGATGAAGACCCACTCAGTC CACCACACGACGATACACCATCAAACGACGATACATTCCTCgattggaaaaatattgcaCTTCCAGATTAA